One genomic segment of Gottschalkia acidurici 9a includes these proteins:
- a CDS encoding TIGR02530 family flagellar biosynthesis protein, producing MKNINLYRINSGSLTQNYIKNNSIQNKNSNTNKNNFEEMLSNIQSENKSIKFSKHAKERMDSRNIILNDEDIEKIEGAIGKAEEKGVKEALILMENKAFIANIKNKTIITTVTQEQLKDNLFTNIDGAVII from the coding sequence ATGAAAAACATAAACTTATATAGGATAAATAGTGGTTCATTAACTCAAAACTATATAAAAAACAACTCCATTCAAAACAAAAATAGCAATACTAATAAAAATAACTTTGAAGAAATGCTAAGTAATATTCAAAGTGAAAATAAAAGTATAAAATTCTCCAAACATGCTAAAGAAAGAATGGATAGCAGAAATATAATTTTAAATGATGAAGACATAGAAAAGATAGAAGGAGCTATAGGAAAAGCTGAGGAAAAAGGAGTAAAAGAAGCACTCATACTTATGGAAAACAAAGCTTTTATAGCAAATATCAAAAATAAGACGATAATAACTACAGTTACACAGGAGCAGTTAAAAGATAATTTATTTACGAATATAGATGGAGCAGTAATAATATAG